A stretch of Zonotrichia leucophrys gambelii isolate GWCS_2022_RI chromosome 19, RI_Zleu_2.0, whole genome shotgun sequence DNA encodes these proteins:
- the RAP1GAP2 gene encoding rap1 GTPase-activating protein 2 isoform X4 yields MSRAGGRTRSRRAGVRAAVVLIGLLHRSRQSSERRKQELLNSTDVAVPERPLSPPLTAPPTMKSAEFFEMLEKMQAPKLEEQRSGSQKHKEDYIPYPSIDEILEKGSPYPLIILPQFGGYWIEDPENLGTPTSSDSSICEEEEENLSPSTYGYKLECKGEARAYRKHFLGKDHLNFYCTASSLGNLILSVKCEETDGTEYLRVILRSKVKTLHERIPLAGFSKLPSIPQIAKAFCDDASGLKFNPVLYPKASQMIVSYDEHEVNNTFKFGVIYQKFRQTQEEELFGNNEESTAFKNFLSFLGDTITLQDFKGFRGGLDVSHGQTGVESVYTVFRDREIMFHVSTKLPFTEGDTQQLQRKRHIGNDIVAIIFQEENTPFVPDMIASNFLHAYIVVQVENPEADNTVYKVSVTAREDVPSFGPPLPSPPVFQKSPEFREFLLTKLINAENACCKSDKFAKLEDRTRAALLDNLHDELHGHTQTMLGLGPEEDKMENGGHGGFLESFKRAIRVRSHSMETMVGSQKKHHGSGIPGSLSGGIAHNSGEVTKTTFSPPVPAVAAKNQSRSPIKRRSGLFPRLHTTSESQAESRTRCDSVSGAQKTPDLGHSSQEMKSETSSNPSSPEICPNKDRPFIKLKENGRSNISRSSSSTSSFSSTAGESETLEEYDSVGSQPSTASPFKQEVFVYSASPGSDSPGAGAAATPVIMSRSPTADLKNRNSPRSNLKFRFDKLSHGSSSLSH; encoded by the exons atGTCCCGGGCGGGCGGCAGGACGCGGTCCCGGCGCGCGGGGGTGCGGGCGGCCGTGGTGCTGATCGGGCTCCTGCACCGCTCCCGGCAGAGCAGCGAGAGAAG gaagcaggagctgctgaacaGCACGGATGTGGCCGTCCCGGAGCGGCCGCTGTCCCCCCCGCTGACGGCGCCCCCGACCATGAAG tcGGCAGAATTCTTcgaaatgctggaaaaaatgcag GCACCAAAACTGGAAGAACAGAGGTCTGGAAGCCAAAAACACAAG GAAGACTACATCCCGTACCCCAGCATCGATGAG ATCCTGGAGAAGGGCAGCCCATACCCACTGATCATCCTGCCCCAGTTTGGGGGCTACTGGATAGAAGACCCAGAAAACCTTGGCACGCCCACCTCATCTGACAGCAGCATctgcgaggaggaggaggaaaacctcagccccagcacctaTGGCTACAAGCTGGAGTGCAAGGGAGAGGCCAGAGCCTACCGCAAGCATTTCCTGGGGAAG gaTCATTTAAATTTCTACTGTACAGCCAGCAGCCTTGGAAATCTGATCCTTTCTGTTAAATGCGAGGAGACAGATGGCACAGAATATTTAAGGGTTATACTcag GTCTAAAGTGAAGACACTTCATGAAAGAATCCCATTGGCAGGATTCAGCAAACTCCCGAGTATTCCCCAGATTGCAAAG GCCTTCTGTGACGATGCCTCTGGGCTGAAGTTTAACCCGGTTCTCTACCCCAAG gCATCCCAGATGATAGTGTCCTATGATGAGCATGAGGTCAACAACACGTTCAAGTTTGGTGTGATCTATCAGAAGTTCAGGCAG ACACAAGAGGAGGAGCTCTTTGGCAATAATGAAGAGAGCACTGCCTTCAAGAACTTCTTAAGTTTTCTGGGAGACACCATAACTCTCCAGGACTTCAAAGG TTTTCGAGGAGGCCTGGATGTCAGCCATGGGCAGACGGGAGTGGAGTCTGTGTACACGGTGTTCAGGGACAGGGAGATAATGTTTCATGTCTCCACCAAGCTGCCTTTTACCGAAGGAGACACACAACAA CTCCAGAGGAAGAGGCACATTGGCAACGACATAGTGGCAATTATCTTCCAAGAGGAGAACACACCATTCGTGCCAGACATGATTGCCTCCAACTTCCTGCACGCCTACATCGTGGTGCAGGTGGAGAACCCTGAGGCAGACAATACAGTGTACAAG GTGTCAGTCACAGCCCGGGAAGATGTTCCCTCCTTTGGCCCACCCCTGCCGAGCCCGCCGGTGTTCCAGAAG AGCCCCGAGTTCCGGGAGTTCCTGCTGACCAAGCTCATCAATGCTGAGAACGCCTGCTGCAAGTCCGACAAGTTTGCCAAGCTGGAG GACCGGACACGGGCTGCCCTGCTGGACAACCTGCACGACGAGCTGCACGGGCACACGCAGAccatgctggggctggggcccGAGGAGGACAAGATGGAGAATGGCGGTCACGGAGGCTTCCTGGAGTCTTTCAAG AGAGCCATCCGGGTGCGCAGCcactccatggagaccatgGTGGGCAGCCAGAAGAAGCACCATGGCAGTGGCATCCCAGGCAGCCTCAGCGGGGGCATTGCCCACAACAGCGGCGAGGTGACCAAGACCACCTTCTCG ccccctgtcccagctgttgCTGCCAAGAACCAGTCCAGGAGCCCCATCAAGCGCCGCTCAGGGCTGTTCCCCCGCCTGCACACGACATCGGAGAGCCAGGCGGAGAGCAGGACAAGGTG CGACAGTGTTTCTGGAGCCCAGAAGACACCAGATTTGGGACATTCTTCCCAAGAGATGAAATCTGAAACCTCATCCAATCCCAGCTCCCCTGAAATATGCCCCAACAAAGACAG GCCTTTTATCAAGCTGAAAGAGAACGGGCGGTCGAACATCTCCCgttcctcctccagcaccagcagcttcagcagcacGGCGGGGGAGAGCGAGACCCTGGAGGAGTACGACAGCGTG gggAGCCAGCCCTCCACGGCGTCACCGTTCAAGCAGGAGGTGTTTGTGTACAGCGCTTCGCCCGGCAGCGACAGCCCCGGCGCGGGGGCCGCGGCCACCCCCGTCATCATGAGCAGGAGCCCCACAG CAGATCTAAAGAACAGAAATTCTCCAAGGTCCAACCTGAAGTTTCGCTTTGACAAGCTCAGccatggcagctccagcctg AGCCACTAG